In Nocardioides jishulii, the DNA window GTACGAGTACGCCCACGCCGACGACCTGCTCGAGCGCGCCACCGCCAACGACGAGGTGCCGCTGGTCGTGGCCCTCGACTCGATCACCGACCCGCGCAACCTCGGTGCCGTGATCCGCTCCGCCGCAGGCTTCGGCGCCCACGGCGTCCTCATCCCGGAACGTCGTGCCGCTGGCATGACCGCCTCGGCGTGGAAGACGTCGGCCGGTGCCGCTGCCCGCATCCCGGTCGCCCAGACGGTCAACCTCGTCCGCCAGCTCAAGGCCTACAAGGCCGCGGGCTGCATGGTGGTCGGTCTGGACGCCGAGGGCGACGTCACGCTGCCCGAGCTCTGCTCCCCCGACGGCCTGGCCACCGGGCCACTGGTCGTGGTGGTGGGCTCGGAGGGCAAGGGCCTCTCGCGACTGGTGACCGAGACCTGCGACCAGATCGTCTCGATCCCGATGGTCAACGACCTGGAGTCGCTCAACGCCGGTGTCGCCGCCTCGGTGACGCTGTACGCCATCTCGCAGGCCCGCGGCTGAGGTTCGTGCTCGTCCGTCCCTCGAGGCCCCGCGTGGTGCGGTGGGCGGTGCTGCTCACCGTGTGGCTGGTCACGGCCCTGGTCGTCGGGTCGGTGCTCTTCCTCAACTCCAGCCGCACGGTCCCGGTGGCCGGCCACGACGCCGTGGTGAGCCCCACGCTGAGCAGCCACGCGGTCTTCGAGACCGGTCCGGTGCTGCCCGACGTCCGCTTCGACCTGCCCGGACGCCTCGGCGTGACGATCGTGCTGGGCAAGACCGAGGCCGAGTCGACCGAGGAGCTCTTCGCCCGTTACGCCCTCATCGCCTCCAACGTCGAGCCCCAGGTCGCGACGGTCCGTGACGCGATGGTCGAGCTGGCGCTGGCGTCCGCCCTGCGCGGGATCGCCGCGGGTTCCCTGCCGGTCATCCTCTACCTGCTGCTGGGACCGGCGGGGCGTCGTGACGTGTGGGAGGAGCTGCGGAGGCTGCGGCCCCGCCCGCTGCTCGCCGTCGCCCTGGTCGTCGCCGCGGTCGTCGCGCTGTGGCAGCCGTGGCGCAGCGAGGAGCCGGAGGTCGCGCGGAGTCGCTCGTGGATGTCGGTGCAGGAGTTCCTCGGTGAAGGGATCCCGGTGCCCGAGCAGGCGAAGGGCATCGAGCTGAGTGCCGACAGCACCGCCGCCGGTACGCAGCGCCTCATCGGGAGCGCGCTCGACACCTACGCCAAGTCTCAGGACTTCTACGACGCCGCCGTCGAGTCGGCCGCCGACCTCGACCTGCGTGAGCCGCGCGACGACGAGACCGTGGTGCTCCTGGTCTCCGACCGCCACGACAACGTCGGCATGGACCGGGTGGCCCGGGCGGTCGCCGACCGTGCGGGCGCCACCGGCGTCTTCGGGGGCGGCGACGACACCTCCACCGGCAAGGCATGGGAGGCGTTCTCCCTCGACTCGCTGGACAAGACGTTCCGTGGCATGGACCGCTGGTTCGTCACGGGCAACCATGACCACGGCTCCTTCGTGGGCGACTACCTCGCCGACAAGGGCTGGGAGAAGCTCGACGGCGAGGTCGTCGAGGGGCCCGGCGGCGGGACCCTGCTGGGCTTCCCCGACCCGCGCAGCAGCGGCCTCGGGAGCTGGCGCGACGAGA includes these proteins:
- the rlmB gene encoding 23S rRNA (guanosine(2251)-2'-O)-methyltransferase RlmB, encoding MAGNSNRKGAIRKQKKGASVGTGGHVRRSLEGKGPTPKASERPYHKQYKIKQKQEKVAATKPRRAPKTTEAEWAAGRNSVVEVLRAAIPVTAIYVAEGAERDGRLREAFKLAAEQGLTMLEVTRGEMDRMTGGAVHQGLAARLPAYEYAHADDLLERATANDEVPLVVALDSITDPRNLGAVIRSAAGFGAHGVLIPERRAAGMTASAWKTSAGAAARIPVAQTVNLVRQLKAYKAAGCMVVGLDAEGDVTLPELCSPDGLATGPLVVVVGSEGKGLSRLVTETCDQIVSIPMVNDLESLNAGVAASVTLYAISQARG
- a CDS encoding metallophosphoesterase, which translates into the protein MLVRPSRPRVVRWAVLLTVWLVTALVVGSVLFLNSSRTVPVAGHDAVVSPTLSSHAVFETGPVLPDVRFDLPGRLGVTIVLGKTEAESTEELFARYALIASNVEPQVATVRDAMVELALASALRGIAAGSLPVILYLLLGPAGRRDVWEELRRLRPRPLLAVALVVAAVVALWQPWRSEEPEVARSRSWMSVQEFLGEGIPVPEQAKGIELSADSTAAGTQRLIGSALDTYAKSQDFYDAAVESAADLDLREPRDDETVVLLVSDRHDNVGMDRVARAVADRAGATGVFGGGDDTSTGKAWEAFSLDSLDKTFRGMDRWFVTGNHDHGSFVGDYLADKGWEKLDGEVVEGPGGGTLLGFPDPRSSGLGSWRDEKGISFGEAAEKVADVACESQEAGERVNTILVHDANLGEVALERGCADLVLGGHTHVPSGPTPFDGEAGQLGYSYTNGTTGGAAYAIAVGSKPRRDASLTLVTYDGAGRPAGIQLVTLLTDGRFRVEPYDRLALPQGV